In Pongo abelii isolate AG06213 chromosome 22, NHGRI_mPonAbe1-v2.0_pri, whole genome shotgun sequence, the following are encoded in one genomic region:
- the ERVH48-1 gene encoding suppressyn (The RefSeq protein has 1 non-frameshifting indel compared to this genomic sequence), which produces MACIYPTTCYTFLPTKSLNTGISLTTILILSVAVLLSTAAPPSCHECYQSLHYRGKMQQYFTYYTHIERSCYGTLIEECVESGKSYYKVKNLGVCGSRNGAICPRGKQWLCFTKIGQWGVNTQVLEDIKREQMIAKAKASKPTTPPENHPRHFHSFIQKL; this is translated from the coding sequence ATGGCCTGTATCTACCCAACCACTTGCTATACCTTTCTTCCAACCAAAAGTCTTAATACAGGAATATCTCTCACCACGATCCTAATACTGTCAGTAGCTGTCCTGCTGTCCACAGCAGCCCCTCCGAGCTGCCATGAGTGTTATCAGTCTTTGCACTACAGAGGGAAGATGCAACAATACTTTACTTACTATACTCATATAGAAAGATCCTGTTATGGAACCTTAATCGAGGAATGTGTTGAATCAGGAAAGAGTTATTATAAAGTAAAGAATCTAGGAGTATGTGGCAGTCGTAATGGGGCTATTTGCCCCAGAGGGAAGCAGTGGCTTTGCTTCACCAAAATTGGACAATGGGGAGTAAACACTCAGGTGCTCGAGGACATAAAGAGAGAACAGATGATAGCCAAAGCCTCAAAACCAACAACTCCCCCTGAAAATCACCCACGgcatttccattcctttatacaaaAACTATAA